The genomic interval ACTGAGCTCAGAAGAGGTAAAGCATGGGCTTTATATCTTAATACATCTCCAGACCTCATTTGCAGCAAAGCTCCTGGAAACAAAGGTGTTCTCTGACTCCAGACTGAAGGGAACCTATGAAATCAGATTCCTGAATCAGAGATGAAACCTGATTGTTGCCACAGATAACGGTTCCAAATGTCATTGCTCTGCATTCTGCAAATCCTCCAGTGTGACAGGGATGCGGCTGAGCTGGTAATATTCTGGATATTCTGCCAATCTGAGCATTTCTGTATATCAATTTTAGGTCTGTTAGGTCTGTCTGGGGGCATAATACACCTCGGAAAAGGTGTTACTATTTTCGAAGAAGGTGGAACCTGTGACTGAAGTGGGCAATTTCAAAAGTATTATCCTGTCTATAGTCTGCAGTTACTATGGGAACTGTAGCCGGCAGCCAATAATGCAGCACAGAGGCTTCATATACAATTCGAAAAAAGCAATGCTACTTTTGTGTGTGTGCTCAAAAAATAATTCAGTTCTAACCCATCACAATCTAAAATGGTCTGTTCTTGTGCTTCCAAAATGTCAGTGTTTTTATGCTCTGATTGCTGTTTCATTTGAGATCCTTTATCAGCAAATGACTAACAATCCATACCAGAATCAACAGATATcgataaatcaatataaaacagaaaaaagaagccCTATTTGCACAGCTCGCCCGTTACAACAAATAACCTTCCACAAAGTAGATAGAAAAGTGTAAAGCTTACAGAACACCTCCTCATGTCCCTAGCATAAGATGGATGGATTCTGTAGTCCCTGTGATGGATGGAGATGTTGCTTACTAAGATCTCTAAATTTCCTGCTGGATCAACAGATAGAATTTGGTATTTATCCaacagatatattaaaaaaaaaccaaaaagcagCAAATAGAAGTGTTAATTAGCGTTAATTAATGTTAGGGTTGGAAACTGTGGCTTTAGAGCTaaactatactttaaaaattaaaaaattgatagCAGACAGGCcagttattgcaaaaaggaaaggTGAAGTTCCTCTGCGATGAAACAAACTTCACATGCACTTGCAGTTGGAGGTGCACAGTGTATGATCCATGGAGATGGAATTGGAActgctcagtgtatgatccctgGAGCTGGAGCTTGGAGCTGCACAGGTTACGATCCCTGGAGATGGAGTTGGAGCTGCAGTGTATGATCAATGGAGATGGAGATGAAGctgctcagtgtatgatccctgGAGATAGAGTTGGAGCTACACAGTTTACGATCCCTGGAAATTGAGTTGGAGCTGCAGTGTATGATCCCTGGAGCTGGAGCTTGGAGCTGCACAGTTTACGATCCCTGGAGATGGAGCTGCAAAGTTTGTGATCCCTGGAGATGGAGCTGCAAAGTTTGTGATCCCTGGAGATGGAGTTGGAACTGCAGTGTATGAACCCTGGAGATGGAGTTGGAGCTGCAAAGTTTACGATCCCTGGAGATAGTGCAGAACAGTGTATGATCCCTGGAGCTGGAGGTGCACAATGTATGATTCCTGGAGCTGGAGGTGCACAATGTATGATTCCTGGAGCTGCACAGTGTATTATCCCGACATAGATGGCTGCCAAGAATAAATTAACTCCCATGCACATATCTGGAAGTTACTTTATTCCTGCTTGGATAATCAGGATGGCCAACTCGGAAAAGGACCAGCTAAAGATGCCAGAGACGGTGCAAGGAGAGGTGAATTCagataaaaaattgcaaacaggcaaataggtttattttattgctgtcccttctgcaacaaagaacaaacctgtttttttttattttatttttaaagattagCTCTGATTTGGGTTGTGGCTGTCTCTTTGAGGGGATGCAAGGGCTGATTGCTATTGCTTAATGGCATGAAGGTCTCTGGGTGGAATTGGGAACTCTGACATAGTATCATACTTGGTGTTTCTAGCACATATACATTACCAGTGGTTGATTCCACTTGTCATTGTCTACCTGGTTTTGCTTGTCCATTTTTTACCCTTGCTGTTTTTCACTGCCTCTACATTCACCCTTCTGTATAAGtcacaaaattaaatattaagcTAAAAGAGAATTTTAATGTTCTCCCTGTCCACTCATTAGCACTGAGGTATGCTGCCTGTCATGTTGCTCCCACAATTTATGATGTCTAATAGCTTTAGTGTAATATTCATTTTAGCCTTATATCCCCTGCGGAAAGGGCTTTATTAGGGTCATTGTGAATGTTTTGTGTTACGGCTGAATGGTTAGGTATAAGCAGTTCTGGGGCAAGGCAGGATTGAACCGGCTGTGCAGGCCTTTAGATGTGGGTGTCATGTTTTCTTTGGAAAGGTTATGAACACATGGTTGTTTAAAGGAGCTGTGTTTTTCCTTCTTCTACTGAGgctctttttactttatttgctaCGCTTCTTTATTTGTTCATGCTACATGTGCAGGACTTTAGATGTGGCCATTATAGATTCCATGGAAAGGCTATGAGGGCATGGCTCTTTAAAAGAGTAGTATTTTCTATTCTTCCTTCaagactttttactttatttgccaTGTTGTGTGTTTTCATGAATATAACCTTTTACTGCTACCTATCCTCTACATTTCAAATGCACCTGTTATCATATCAAACCTGCCTCAAACCTAACTAATTCATTTTAAGTATGGGGTGAAATAAAAACCAAGTTAGCAGAAGTAAATAATGTGTGTCTAGAAAATTGACGATACAGAAGAAGTTTattcaaatgttattttcttaTAATGTCGAGCCCTGCTCATACCCACCCACCTATCAGCTATATTTGTTCTTAAATGTGATGGGTGGTCTTACTGACCAATCAGAAGGCACGGATAGAAAAAAGAATCATCAAAAAGTCAAAACTTGCAAATAATttccagtgttcttcccagcccctttaaactgggtgcaccacccagcacttttcaatatcCACCCTGTTTTTGGGtacttactgaagagttgggtcacaatacaggggcagccacccacctacacTTTCTTCACACCCGGCTTTTGAACAATGAATTTCTGTTGCATAAATGTGAATTATTATCTGAATAATTTGCAAATATCTGAGTTATTAAAGATCATTTTATTATGAGCTTTTCACTAATGGGaacttttaattcattttttacatttctttgcacatgattgggtagtCTCTTCAAAGTGAAAGTTTCACCACATTTAATAGGATacgtgaattatctcttgcaagtGAACAACTTAAATTCCTTGAGCAAATCATCCCCAAAGGCTCATTGtaactatcattattattaggaACAGAATAGGCTGAGATATCCCGGTCGTTTGGCACAATATTTCCTACTTTTGGGTATGACACCCTACATATCTTAATGCTAttcaggtaaaataataataattgacccaccaatacataacatacataacgTATAAAACTAGAAAGGAGTTAAATATTTTCTTGGGGCTCCAAAGATACATAGGAGCAAGAAAATGACTAcccaaatttaccaaaatatgttcATCAATATAATGATGGTGATTGTCCAGCCCATGTGATATACTTTATTACTGgattatttaatatttcttaaccagggtttctaGGAACATCAggacagtttaactgacaccaatgatctttttggctatctgtaagagtgacattcttctcagtggccagcaacgtaagagacattcttcctactggccaccatgctaatatactgtgagctgtagatataggaattatagtaggggttccttgaagacctaaaagttattttaataggttcccctatgatataaaatgtaagaaaaacctgatttattatattCAACATGAAATGAGATCAAGAACATTGGAGCTACAGTTCAGAGGTAGCTGACATAATTGCACAAGTCAGCGTGTGTGGGAAGCTCCTACAATTATCACAGTGTTACACACGGCATATAATTCTCCTGATAAGATGATAATATTTGGTGATGCCATAATGTCCAGGATTCCTGGAATTCCATTaggaaatattaattataaaacagtGAGATGTCTGCTGTGATCACACCATGCTAATTAATATAACACTGCAAATTGTATTCAAAGGGTGAAAACTTATGAAGAGAGAATGGAGAACGCAGAGAGAACGAAGATTTGATTTGCACTAGAAACTACATGAACTACAtcaaacaattacaaataaatcAGGGTTGCATGAACAGATGTAGATTTTAGAGGACAGTTACAGCATATCTCCACTACAGGGCGATTAACATTTTCATAGTGACAATTGATGCTTTGGTTGCGGTAATAAAATTACCCAAAAGTAGCAATAAAAATTGaagcccattttttttaaatcgccAAAGGTGGCAGCCTGGATGTTTGAAACAGTGAAAAAGTAAAGGGGTAAATTATacgggccttatttattaaagctctttattaaagaagatagactgtcatgggagaacctgggtgatctaacaaggttcgaatggatctggcccaggattgaaaacatatagcaaattatttaaaaaaaatccattgcaggtttgttggatcacccaggttcatccacgatagtctatctttgTAGATAgaccagtattggagagctttcatgaatcagacccaatgtgaaCAAACTTGTAATCTAATAATCAAAAGGCAAGGTTGGGTTaggctgatcaccactttatatGTGTGACAGTAGCATTATAAACTGGTGGTAATAAAATAGTGATTGCCTGGAATTCCCAGAATGGGTTATCTATAAAGAATATCACCACAACCTTCATGGTGAAGTTCTGATCCCCCTCCTCTTGCTTGTATTTATTCTTATTGGATTCTTATTGCATTTGGCTGCTATCATGGACTATAGGAAACTATGGGGAGATGTCAGATTACAGTGCAACTATAAAAGCCGTGTTTGATATCTGAATAAAGGAAGTTTTATGGTTCTGAAATCCTGTAGGTTCTTGGTTTAAGAACCTACTTTAGCAGATAAAGAAATCCAAGTAGTTTATCCAATACATCTTCAAAGAGATTGTGAATCATTGGCCCAGTTATTTTATAGTATACATCTATTTGTCTGCTTAGAATGATAAAACAGGTCTTTTGCAAAGTTTTGAACTCCCAGCTATGCACACAATCTACAAATCTGCATATGAAATACAATCGTGAAAATAAAGAATATCAAGCAGGTACAAGCAAAAACACCTGATCAAAATCTTTTGGATAAATTGAAGAGCTAAAGGTAAAAATAGTAACTCTCTTTAAATGTACTATTCTTTGGAATTCTCTGGAAGACCACAGACTAGAAAAGCTAGAATTGGATTGGTTACCCTCGCTCCCCACTATTTAAGCATACACATGTTTTACTCTTATTGTTTCCACTTACCATGCCCATTACAGTAGTAAATCCATTTCTCTCTGTTGTTTGTCAAGGCTGTGGTTTTCTTAAAGCCCGCTTTCTCCACAATAGAACTCGGATCCTGCTTTGGTCCTTTTTTGAGGGTGCGTGAGCTTTTCCTGACACTACACACCACAATGATCACAAGTACGAGCAGCAAAAAAAGTACAATCATCCAAGGTAAGTGCTCATTGATGTCAAAATGGTGTGGGACTTGTCGAAGTGGAGGCCCCCTCTTGGTGGTCTTGTAGCCTGTGTTTTTGGGTCCTTCCCCTCCAGTCCCCACTGACCCTGGCGGTTGGGCTCCTTCCGTCATCTGTGCAGGCTGCCCATGAGGTCTTTGATGTTGTCCTGCTCCCTGGTCTACTGTCATGTTCAAGTATCTAGTTTCATTCTTTTCAGTTTCGTTGTAAACATCTGTGGGCTCTGAAACACGAGCAGAGATGATGGGTTAGTTAGAAGTCAGAGGAGAACCTGAGAGCAGTAACAAAGTTGTAGACTGTTGGGATAATGAACAACCAAACTCTAAACTCAGACTTCCTAGCAGGAACTTGAGAATGAGCCAAACGCTCTTAATTTTAGCACAAGTAGGCTTTTTATATAGGCTGAGCTTGAGCAGCTTGATGATCTCACTTATTTACCTTGGCAAGAAACAAAGCCTTAGACCGTCCGGGAAAGCCACATACCTGTTGGTATTTtctttcttaacccccctagcgctctaattctgtcagttttttgatgcaaaaagtgatcctatttttttccatagaaatttttgtttatattgtgggcctgtaattcttaggattaactcccgggtataataattatatttattcattatattataatcataaattataatataatacatatttataaataatagttttaaaaaataatgaaatattagacaacaatgtaatcttaaaataaaatataaaattaaaaatgtacttttatttttatttcatgttttgtgttgtttttctactgtaaaaaccatttaaaagcagattacattcagactgtaatctgcttttaaatttgctGCCCGGACACCCCCCCCAacacatcaccactcgcatcacctggaatatgactcatcctcccgggtgtCCCACCCGCCTCACGccgacgctggagctgctgctctgcatctccagagagatgcaaagcacaatgcaggacttttgcattgtgctttgcatctcactgctAATGCGAGCAGCggcatggccgggacccgggtagtatttaaaagcagattactcagtaatctgcttttatatttcccacccggccacgccccTCGACGGActggcgccccggcatcacagcaggaccatccgatcACCGCTGGAGCGGGGGGCaaaggtaagaggggcttctaaagttaccccaagtgtgactcgggattaccgctttttgcatgtaaaaaccagcccgagtcacactcgagattaccgctaggagggttaaggAAAaaccccctgaaaaaaaaatctttttcaacaCTCACAATTGGCATATCAGTGGATCAAACCACATGAAATAACCAACAGTATTTGTGGAACTATCACTCTCTGACCTACCACTTTCTGTCCTCATAATTTGTACACCCCCAACTCCTCCACAAATTCAACTGAATTGATACAGCAATGCAGTCATTGTTAATTTTTAAGACAATATCTATATATAACTGAAAATGACACTAATGTTAAATTGCAGCAAAGAAAGGGTCACGCTGTGTCAGCTACTGAGATTACAGTTGTTACTTGCTTTCAAAGCATATCTTTGGCTAATGGCTATTCATTAggtttcaatacaaaatgttGCAACATAAAGTATTAACCCTTATCAGATAGAGTTTCCTGTTTGCAGGTCTTTGAGTTTCAAAAACAGCTACCAGTGAACATTACCACCCAGTTATTAGTGTAGCTGCACTATTGTACAACAGATTGTTACAGTAATTAGATTGTGCAAACATTGACCAGCGGCATGCAATCAGCCATGTGCTCCACTAGAACATTCCCAAGATATTTACACAATGAATTGTAAAAGGCAGAAAAAGAAGAGTTAGCATAGGAAATCACCCTGGATCAAAGGGAGGAAATATGGTTCTGGGATTCCAAGGCCaactatatatataacaaaaaaagaagaaagatctCTAACCATCTAGCTGTGACTACAGAGATGAAAAACTAGGTAAGTCATTCTGTGTACATGTGCAGCATATCAATGTAAAATGCTCACTGTTTTCCACATAACAGTTCTGTAGCTTCAGATCTTGCACACTATTACAGAACTCAAAATCGAATTTTATAATTAATTAGGATATTAAATATGTTTCTTCTGTTATAAATAGATCctatttcctgtgtttttttttttttttttttttgcgatctgCAACTCAGTTTACAGCAACCTATGGAACCGTGAGAAGGTTACTTTTCACATGCAGAGGACTTTCCtcattctggcctggtcaatcaaaagCCTAAACACACCAAATGAAAGCGAAGATGTGACAGAGGTCAGAGCAAGGACTGAAGCACTGAATTAGATTGCTGTACAAGGTAAATGTTAATATGTGCAAATCTGATGTACTTACATGATGTGCAAATTATGGGTCACCAACATGCACAAAATTCAGCTTCGGTTTATTGGATAAAACAAAAGTAGttttataaaatctttatggTCAGAAGTGGACACTTGACTAGCACATTTATCCAATGCATGGGaactaaaatgttttcagtgaatgCCACAACACACAGACAGTTTAGACAATTGCATGCTTCCAACTTGTGGCAACAGTTTGAAAACGGCCTGGTTCTGTTCCATCATGACTGTGCCCTTGTGTACAAAGCCAACACCATAAAGatatggtttgatgagtttggtgtggagcaGCTTGAGTACCCTACACAAAGCCCTAACTGTAAcactattaaagcagaactatagttccactgtTAGGAATCTATGAtgaggcaggtcattattgaacaggtcaggcaatgtcccttctgcaataattcctcttGCCTGATAGCTCCTGGATGCCAGACAATCCTGGTTTCACAGGAATTAATtaacatcatcccagccaattaAGATCATCTACTGGAGGAGAAGAAAGCAGGTTCCGTTCTGCTTTAAGTACTTTGAAATCAATTAGAATAAAGAATGTGATCAATATctacttttttaacatcagcaCCTCACCTTACAAAAGATCTTTTAGCTGTGCACAAATTCCCACTgttcatggttttggaatataTTGTCCATAAAGCTGATAAAGATGTAATGGTTAGGTGTTTATTAGTTTCTTTTAGACTCAGGTTCCTTTCCTATAGGCTGCTgctattatttataaagtgcttttCCCATGCACTGCtaataaatagtaattaaaatTAGTGAACAATGAATGATTTGACCAAAGCTGTCACATGGTTCTGCATATACCTGGAATTGTTTCCTTTGACTTCAGGTACTAAAGGAAGCATTTGCATGCACAAGCCTGTTAGTATTTGAGGAATAAATTACGCTTGTGCCTTGGCCTTAATATGAGAGTCTTATTAAAAGTTCTGCACAGAGGAGGGCAGTTCAAACTTTGTCAATCATATAGCAAATGAgttatgtgtttgttttccttACTGATGACACATTTGTTcggaataatatttttttcccttaaaacagaaaaatactccctaGGCATAACAAATTCAAACTGTGATTCCAAATATGTATTTGAccaaaaggaagaataaaaactgGCTACATATACAGTAGGATTTCTCACCATATTCAGTGGGTGGAGAGTAGAGGTCCGTAGATTGAGAAGAAGAAAGAGGTCCACATATATTGTCTTGTTCTTTCGTACCAGGCTTGGTGACCACCAGGCCAAGCTCAAAGCAGTTGGTATGGGGCTTACATTTCATCGTACTGGAAGGCACATCAGAATAGGTACCATTGTTACAAACCCTACATTTGACGTTTTCAGTTTCACTTCCTTTCTTTTTCACGCCCCATCCTAGTGGGCACACCGTGTGGTTGGCACAGGAGCCATTGACAAGATATGTTGCAGGTGGGCATGAGCACTCACGGTCATACAAGGCAGAGCAAACTGTTTTTGTGACCATAGGATGCTCACATGGTGGACTGCATGGATGACACCTTTCATTCCCATTTTCGTGTTTGGTGAAGGTGCCATTGGGGCACGGGCTACACTCCCGGAGGTCAGACTCAGTACAGTGCTTGGACATATAGGTGCCTGCTGGGCATTTGTCACAGGGTATGATTTTTGTAGGCCCAAGATCAGTGTTGTTATATTTTCCAATGAGCTGAAAGATTGTCTTCTTGTCAGATAACGGTTTGGACTCAGCTCCCACCAATTCTAGATGACACAGCAGAATCtgaaagaagaagaaacacaAGTTTTAAACTTGCACCAAAACAGAGCAGTCACAATAATGAAAGATGATAGTTTGTGGGATGAAATTTAGGTGGGTGAAAGACCAAGTAtcatgacccaactcatcagtaaccaccatAAAAGAATCGGGAGGAAGCTGAACAGTGCtgggtagtgcgcccagctaaaaggggctggagagaacactgaagaCACCCCTGCCAGGTACTTCCTTGCAATAATTCTCTTTTATTATATACCTGAAGTTCAGATGTAGTCACTTGGTCATGCGTTAAACTACAATGGAAGATAGTATTTTATGTTGCCGTAGCAATTAATGAACAAACCATTTTGTTTGCCCAgcaaagttataaataaataatttattatttattggctTACAATTGGCAAATAGCTAAAATTTCTATTGAGATTACTGTCATTCAACCCAATCCATTCCCCCAGTCTTGGTTTTGATCCCAGCAGACAACCCATATACATTTGCCCCAGGGGGTGATCCCTTCCTCCTTAGGGTTACTCAAGCACAAATGTTTGCCcactgatttaaaaatgttattcaaattTATTATTGAATCATTCCTCCTTCTCTAACTATAATCCAAGATCTATAGCTACATCTACAATGAATGTTTCACACTACACTATTAGGATTTCAGAAGCAATCACTGAATCAGTGATCACTACTAAACTATACGTTTCTTAAAACTAAATTGTAGTTCATTGTTCCTGAAATATACAATGAACATACTGTGTTTGGTAATATGGATTACCACAGGAATACATGCTGAAAGTTACCAATGATACCAGTACTATATCAGCAGCACCACAATACACTGTACGGCCAATGTGCGAGGCCGCTGGACAATCAAACCTGAAAAATACCTGTTGGACATCCCCTTCCAAAACCATTCATATGGGCTTGATCTGTTTGGCTACAACAGCCTTCACTCTTTTGGGAAGACTTTTTACAAGACTTTGTATTGTGACTGTGGGTAGGCAAAAGCATCTGTGCAAATAGATACTAACGCTAGGTGTAAAAACCAGAATGGTAAACACTGTTCCAATTaattctcctagattgtaggctcctAAGGGCAGGGTCATCTACTCCTCCTGtttcgctgtctgtatctgtttgtcatttgtaaaccctatttaatgtacagcgctgcgtaatatgttggctctataataataataataattctgaagGTATTCGGTAAGGTTGAGGTCAGGCTACTGTGTAGGTTACACAAGTTCCTCCACCCTAGATCGTGTCTTAAGGACTTGGCTTTGTGCACTGGGCCACAACTATGATGTAACAGATAAAGGTCTTTCCCAAAATTGATGCCAAGGGGTTGGATGATTAATCATCCAGAATATCTTTGCATGCTGTAGTATTAACAGCACCCCTTACTGTAAACCCTTGCCCCTAAAATTTGAAGGGGTGCATATTTTTGGCAGAATTCTAGGTGCAGATGGTCAGAAGTTAACAAACTTTTAGAAGTTCTCTGCAAGCTCCAATATCTCCTGTATAACTGCACTGATAGGTCACATTACAAATAACATGAAACAGCTCACATGGACCACACAGAAGGCTTTGCAGGATCATAAATGACTTTCAGCCATCACTTGATCATCACTCCTAATAGACACTGTACTTTAGCTTATTAAACAAATGTCGTGGTGCTCCATTACAATGCAATCTGATACACTAAATAAATGCACACGTCATCCTATTCTATTTGGCTGGGCTTTTGTTATTTGCAGAAACCAGTAATGACAGCATGGTCTGAGTCACAGAGAGTAGCGTAGATGAGTAACTAGCTGAATTCCTGGAGAATGACTGTACACTATGGAGAAATCCCTTTCTACTTTCACCTGACACGTTCCAAAGCTGTTACAGATTACAGCTCCTTTCCTGGAATGTGAGAATCTAATGACATTGTACTATTACGGGAAGTGTACACACAGAGACTGAAACCCTCTACTAGCTGCTCGGTGACCAATGACACTGTGATTGTAAATGATTGCTCACATAGTATTGTAAAATGGATAGAGGACTAAGGTTTCTTGTAATTTAGGTTTGGAATATTAGGTTTAGTGACATCTATATACaaagtttaaatagaaaaaaattttatAGAATAGATCCATGATACCAAAGATGCAATGCATGTTGGCCGTCACCTGCGAATACTTATCACTGCCTTCGTAAAAAAGAAACACCTAACAGTCCATTGTTTAAGAGAATTAATTCACAATGCTTGTAGTTCTCATTCCCTTTAGGGTAAGTAGAGTTCAGCTAAACCAACCAGTACCTGGAAAGCTGCTGGCATGGAACAAATGTGCATTTCAATGAAGTCTCCTCTCCTTACGTTTGCTCCAGGCCATCAACTCACTAAGCTGAAGCCAATATGACGGTAATAGATTAGAGTCTGCAGCTTTGAGAACAAGATCTGCAATGCAAACTCCAGTGCCTGAAAGGTTCAAACTgtgcaaactgtttttttctgttaaaaactATTTGATGAGTTGACCCTCCCTGCATAATTGCTGACTTAAGGGGTTCTTCTCACGCAGAACCTGCTGATTAACCGTCTTGAACGCCTTGTTTTTTAACCCTGCTAAGAGACTTCTAAGCTGTCCTTTATCACTGTGCAGCCTAACCCTGGAAATCTAATGCCAACCAACAAGTTGTCTGAGGCCATGCTGGCACTTTCCACATAAGAcacaatggatttcttaa from Pyxicephalus adspersus chromosome 4, UCB_Pads_2.0, whole genome shotgun sequence carries:
- the TNFRSF21 gene encoding tumor necrosis factor receptor superfamily member 21, with amino-acid sequence MGATRQRNGCRTRAVCLLAILLCHLELVGAESKPLSDKKTIFQLIGKYNNTDLGPTKIIPCDKCPAGTYMSKHCTESDLRECSPCPNGTFTKHENGNERCHPCSPPCEHPMVTKTVCSALYDRECSCPPATYLVNGSCANHTVCPLGWGVKKKGSETENVKCRVCNNGTYSDVPSSTMKCKPHTNCFELGLVVTKPGTKEQDNICGPLSSSQSTDLYSPPTEYEPTDVYNETEKNETRYLNMTVDQGAGQHQRPHGQPAQMTEGAQPPGSVGTGGEGPKNTGYKTTKRGPPLRQVPHHFDINEHLPWMIVLFLLLVLVIIVVCSVRKSSRTLKKGPKQDPSSIVEKAGFKKTTALTNNREKWIYYCNGHGIDILKLVAAQVGSQWQDIYQFLCNANEHEVAAFSNGYTADHERAYAALQHWTIRGPEASLAKLISALRQHRRNDVVEKIRGLMEDTVQIEDEKLALQVSSNQTVQAPDSCLKAPDPAAPPTEPSPLDKSKGFFADESEPLLRCDSTSSGSSALSRTGSFITKEKKDTVLRQVRLDPCDLQPIFDDMLPILSPEELRVIDDIHQAEDKLDRLFEIAGVKSQEASQKLLDSVYSHLPDLL